One part of the Musa acuminata AAA Group cultivar baxijiao chromosome BXJ1-5, Cavendish_Baxijiao_AAA, whole genome shotgun sequence genome encodes these proteins:
- the LOC135674794 gene encoding mitogen-activated protein kinase kinase kinase 17-like — MPINPHRVDSASTFILYIVGLSQPACCYPTLESPLFQSSNLPQMERCIRSWVRGSPVGAGSFGTVHLALHESTGYVSAVKSVSLSSSSPASVWCLENEIRILESLCSPYIVTYLGNDTSQEPRAGTCRNLHVEYMPGGTVAGSAAAKGRSMDELQVCAYTRCVARALRYLHDVAGVVHCDVKGQNVLLGRDRGVAKLADFGAALRIAGASGVGDGPNWVRGTPLWMAPEVARGELPTPASDVWSLGCTVIEMVTGAQPWPNMATEDAVGALLKIGCGDEIPEFPARLSNMGRDFLDKCLRRNASERWTAEQLLRHPFLAEEVAIAEPSPRGVLEWATMELHHHHRDDDEYASCSYDHEDDEVMACARGRMRELASDGEVPGWRGDDWKLVRDSDEANSVNDMEEEILVEGICQECSSVRSVGEPSGVGLFEGIRCSASSCCCQCWRCCFCECGLGWQHGVGMLGSWVCCSHHSLSQPVEVNKTRNFPLLFFVVLV; from the coding sequence ATGCCAATAAACCCCCACCGAGTCGACTCAGCCTCCACCTTCATCCTTTATATAGTTGGCCTCTCCCAGCCTGCGTGCTGTTATCCAACACTGGAATCCCCTCTCTTCCAGAGTTCAAACCTTCCTCAAATGGAGCGCTGCATTAGGAGCTGGGTCAGGGGAAGCCCCGTCGGAGCTGGTTCCTTCGGCACCGTCCATCTCGCCTTGCACGAATCCACCGGTTACGTTTCTGCCGTGAAGTCTGTCAGTCTGAGTTCATCTTCTCCTGCTTCCGTCTGGTGTTTGGAGAACGAGATCCGAATCCTCGAGTCCCTTTGCTCGCCTTACATCGTCACCTATCTCGGCAACGACACGAGCCAGGAGCCTCGTGCCGGTACCTGCCGGAACCTGCACGTCGAGTACATGCCCGGCGGCACGGTGGCGGGTTCCGCTGCGGCGAAGGGTCGCTCCATGGACGAGCTCCAAGTGTGCGCTTACACGCGCTGCGTGGCGCGAGCACTTCGTTACCTCCACGACGTCGCCGGAGTCGTGCACTGCGACGTCAAGGGCCAGAACGTCCTGTTGGGCCGCGACCGGGGCGTGGCCAAGCTCGCGGACTTCGGCGCCGCGTTGAGGATCGCGGGCGCGAGCGGGGTCGGAGACGGGCCCAACTGGGTGCGCGGGACGCCGCTGTGGATGGCGCCGGAGGTCGCCAGAGGGGAGTTGCCGACACCAGCGTCGGACGTGTGGTCGCTCGGGTGCACGGTCATCGAAATGGTCACCGGAGCACAACCCTGGCCTAACATGGCCACTGAAGATGCGGTTGGAGCTCTGCTCAAGATCGGCTGCGGCGACGAGATACCGGAATTCCCGGCTCGGCTGTCGAACATGGGCCGGGATTTTCTCGACAAGTGTTTGAGGAGGAACGCAAGCGAGCGGTGGACGGCGGAGCAGCTACTACGGCATCCTTTCTTGGCCGAAGAAGTTGCGATCGCCGAGCCATCGCCGCGAGGCGTTCTCGAGTGGGCTACTATGgaactccaccaccaccaccgcgacGACGACGAATATGCTAGCTGTAGCTACGATCACGAAGACGACGAGGTGATGGCTTGCGCCAGAGGAAGAATGAGGGAATTGGCTTCGGACGGAGAAGTTCCTGGTTGGCGTGGTGATGACTGGAAGCTGGTAAGGGACTCGGACGAGGCTAATTCGGTAAACGACATGGAGGAGGAGATTCTTGTGGAAGGGATATGCCAGGAATGTTCAAGCGTTCGCAGTGTTGGTGAGCCAAGTGGGGTTGGGTTGTTCGAAGGAATCAGATGCTCTGCTTCTTCTTGTTGCTGTCAATGTTGGCGTTGTTGCTTCTGTGAGTGTGGCTTGGGCTGGCAGCATGGGGTTGGAATGCTGGGGAGTTGGGTCTGTTGCAGTCATCACTCGTTGTCACAACCAGTGGAAGTCAATAAAACTCGAAACTTTCCATTGTTATTTTTCGTTGTTTTGGTATGA
- the LOC135674793 gene encoding protein trichome birefringence-like 28, with protein sequence MRSPGRRTVVLSSRTPAMKRPLLSSARKHGRNPVSVFLFFVLILVMLMYSEDFNSIAEFSLRNSRAKSQELAHQELAIAKPRHEGLILDSTKVAEEEAEEERPVLQREGSDAIAREQPPTDEEGRQEPEREGARASVTVNVTQVARLPSARNQGHEQQSVISDQHKSEAKPQRVVLNVPETCDLFEGRWVYDDVSYPLYKEHECQFLTEQVTCMRNGRRDDNYQKWRWQPRDCSLPRFDARVLLERLRGKRLMFVGDSLNRNQWESMVCLVQSAIPWGKKTLTKNGSLNVFRAEDYNATVEFYWAPFLVESNADDPRIHSVPNRVITNSIAKHGKHWKGVDYLIFNTYIWWMNTPKMTVLRGSTKYSRIERAAAYRRVLRIWARWVHRNVNPKKTMVFFMSLSPNHMRSEDWDNPEGIKCALETMPVMDMTRPLEVGTDWRLFAVEESVIQSMRLPVSFIKITALSEFRKDAHTSVHTLRRGKLLTAEQQADPATFADCIHWCLPGLPDTWNEFLYARIASRPWPNQHTHRSHTNLSVSHLVH encoded by the exons ATGCGATCGCCAGGCCGGAGAACGGTCGTTCTCTCATCGAGGACTCCGGCTATGAAGCGCCCGCTGCTGAGCAGCGCCCGGAAGCATGGCAGGAACCCCGTGTCCGTTTTCCTCTTCTTTGTCTTGATTCTCGTCATGTTGATGTACAGCGAGGACTTCAACTCGATCGCCGAGTTCTCCCTCAGGAATTCTAGAGCCAAGTCCCAGGAATTGGCCCATCAAGAGCTCGCTATAGCTAAACCAAGACACGAGGGACTTATCCTCGATAGCACAAAGGTAGCAGAGGAGGAGGCCGAGGAGGAGCGACCGGTGTTGCAGAGGGAAGGAAGCGACGCGATTGCCAGAGAACAACCGCCAACTGACGAAGAGGGCCGCCAAGAACCCGAAAGGGAGGGTGCAAGGGCATCGGTGACCGTCAACGTGACGCAGGTGGCCCGGTTGCCGTCCGCCAGGAATCAGGGGCACGAGCAGCAGTCTGTCATATCCGACCAGCACAAGTCGGAGGCGAAGCCGCAGCGCGTAGTCCTCAACGTGCCGGAGACTTGCGACCTCTTCGAAGGCCGATGGGTCTACGACGACGTCTCCTACCCGCTTTACAAAGAACACGAGTGCCAGTTCCTGACGGAGCAGGTGACGTGCATGAGGAACGGCCGCCGCGACGACAACTACCAGAAGTGGCGGTGGCAGCCCCGGGACTGTAGCTTGCCGAG ATTCGACGCGAGAGTGCTGCTGGAGAGGCTGAGAGGGAAGCGTCTCATGTTCGTGGGGGACTCTCTCAACAGGAACCAGTGGGAATCGATGGTGTGCTTGGTCCAATCCGCCATCCCATGGGGCAAGAAGACTCTCACCAAGAACGGCTCGCTCAACGTTTTCAGAGCCGAG GATTACAATGCTACGGTGGAGTTCTACTGGGCGCCGTTCCTGGTGGAATCGAACGCCGACGACCCCAGAATTCACAGCGTCCCGAACCGCGTCATCACCAATTCGATCGCCAAGCACGGGAAGCATTGGAAGGGCGTGGATTACTTGATCTTCAACACCTACATCTGGTGGATGAACACACCCAAGATGACAGTCCT GCGAGGATCGACCAAGTACAGTAGGATCGAACGGGCTGCAGCTTACAGAAGAGTCCTGAGAATATGGGCGAGGTGGGTGCACAGGAATGTGAATCCCAAGAAGACGATGGTGTTCTTCATGAGCCTGTCCCCCAACCACATGAG GAGCGAGGACTGGGACAACCCGGAGGGGATCAAGTGCGCGCTGGAGACGATGCCGGTGATGGACATGACGCGCCCACTGGAGGTCGGCACGGACTGGCGGCTGTTCGCGGTGGAGGAGAGCGTGATCCAGTCGATGCGGCTGCCGGTGTCGTTCATCAAGATCACGGCGCTGTCGGAGTTCCGCAAGGACGCGCACACGTCGGTGCACACGCTCCGGCGGGGGAAGCTGCTGACTGCGGAGCAGCAGGCCGACCCCGCCACCTTCGCCGACTGCATCCACTGGTGCCTCCCGGGCCTCCCCGACACCTGGAACGAGTTCCTCTACGCCCGAATCGCTTCCCGGCCATGGCCCAACCAACACACACACAGATCACACACAAATCTTTCGGTCTCCCACCTAGTACATTGA
- the LOC135674795 gene encoding em-like protein GEA6, whose product MSTEQERRELDERARKGETVVPGGTGGKSLEAQEHLAEGRSRGGQTRKEQLGTEGYQEMGRKGGHSTGVGGAMREGGDVDETK is encoded by the exons ATGTCGACGGAACAGGAGCGGCGCGAACTCGACGAGAGGGCGAGGAAGGGTGAGACCGTCGTCCCCGGCGGAACGGGCGGGAAGAGCCTGGAGGCGCAGGAGCACCTAGCGGAAG GGCGTAGCCGCGGTGGGCAGACGAGGAAGGAGCAGCTGGGCACGGAAGGGTACCAGGAGATGGGGCGCAAGGGCGGGCACAGCACCGGAGTCGGAGGGGCGATGCGCGAGGGCGGCGACGTCGACGAGACCAAGTGA